In a genomic window of Candidatus Tumulicola sp.:
- the fni gene encoding type 2 isopentenyl-diphosphate Delta-isomerase yields the protein MRWSTTSSRRPPDRATSSRKAEHIRINLECDVDAKGVTAGFEDYVFVHEALPDLDFSTVDTSCQLFGRPLAAPLLISCMTGGTPEATRINRRLAETAESFGLAMGLGSGRALIESPEQLSTFAVREIAPSVVLFANVGAVQLNRGYGADECRRLVDLLQADVLAIHCNPLQEALQPEGDTRFANLLPQIADVCAGVGVPVIVKEVGNGIAPDTVRRLIDAGVRGIDVAGAGGTSWSEVERFRIAEPWRARVAGAFAGWGIPTARCVVDARRVAPHATIGASGGIRNGIDVAKAIALGADFAGVAGAFLRAADAGTVETANLARELIETLRVAMFCIGARTIADLRRTQRLHRAEPHD from the coding sequence GTGAGGTGGTCGACTACGTCGTCGCGCAGGCCGCCTGATCGCGCGACGTCGTCGCGCAAAGCCGAACACATTCGAATCAACCTCGAATGCGACGTCGACGCCAAAGGTGTAACCGCCGGTTTCGAGGATTACGTTTTCGTCCACGAAGCGCTGCCCGACCTCGATTTTTCTACGGTCGACACGTCGTGCCAATTGTTCGGTCGGCCGTTGGCGGCGCCGCTGTTGATTTCGTGCATGACCGGAGGCACGCCCGAAGCGACCCGCATCAATCGCCGGCTGGCGGAAACGGCGGAATCGTTCGGCCTAGCGATGGGGCTCGGTTCCGGCCGCGCGCTGATCGAATCGCCCGAGCAACTTTCGACATTCGCGGTGCGCGAGATCGCGCCCAGCGTCGTCCTCTTCGCGAATGTCGGCGCCGTGCAATTGAATCGAGGTTACGGCGCCGACGAATGCCGTCGTTTGGTCGATCTATTGCAGGCAGACGTGTTGGCGATTCACTGTAATCCGCTCCAGGAAGCGTTGCAGCCCGAGGGCGACACGCGCTTTGCGAATTTGTTGCCGCAGATTGCGGACGTGTGCGCCGGTGTCGGCGTGCCCGTTATTGTGAAGGAAGTCGGCAACGGAATCGCCCCGGATACCGTCCGTCGCCTCATCGATGCCGGCGTACGCGGGATCGACGTGGCCGGCGCGGGCGGAACATCGTGGAGCGAGGTCGAGCGATTTCGTATCGCCGAACCCTGGCGCGCGCGCGTTGCCGGAGCGTTTGCGGGTTGGGGCATACCAACGGCGCGTTGTGTGGTGGATGCTCGCCGGGTCGCGCCGCACGCGACGATCGGCGCGAGCGGAGGAATTCGCAACGGTATCGACGTCGCCAAAGCGATCGCGCTCGGCGCGGATTTCGCAGGTGTGGCGGGCGCCTTTTTGCGGGCGGCCGATGCAGGAACGGTCGAAACGGCTAATTTAGCGCGCGAGTTGATCGAAACGTTGCGCGTGGCGATGTTCTGCATCGGTGCGCGAACGATTGCGGACTTACGTCGCACGCAACGTCTTCACCGAGCGGAGCCGCACGATTGA
- a CDS encoding ribbon-helix-helix protein, CopG family yields the protein MDTKANLGRITVTLTAPLLERLERLKARHSCSTSAIVEIALRNYIGEESEEQVGARLRSAGAVRRRVQGRRLTVFGGNWPQRP from the coding sequence ATGGATACGAAGGCAAATCTCGGCCGCATCACCGTGACCCTCACCGCTCCCTTGCTGGAGCGGCTCGAGCGCCTCAAGGCACGGCACTCTTGCTCCACTTCGGCGATTGTGGAAATCGCATTGCGCAACTACATCGGCGAGGAATCCGAAGAGCAAGTGGGAGCGCGCCTACGCTCGGCGGGTGCCGTGCGCCGCCGCGTCCAGGGTCGCCGGCTGACCGTCTTCGGCGGGAACTGGCCCCAGCGCCCGTAA
- a CDS encoding ferritin-like domain-containing protein codes for MLIGSEEHKRLFCETFIASHNRYEPQDMPWPQLDDVSLARLRAIPIWTMALDIEFSAGAMLQGFSTTESDPLVRDALAMQGFEEDRHGRILAEMIRRYGLTVQTKEPTKDPTRRAFVHFGYDECVDSFAGFGIFKLARDARILPESLTSLFARVLEEEARHIVFFVNWIAWDRARSGLTPPYMQIVPSLVSYVAAIVRRVQGGSAMAGSGNNDGSAAMGLFSDVMRDLTPAKFLRACLTENDRYMRSFDRRLLRPRVIPTLGMAVLVVMELIDAVRALLGRAQARA; via the coding sequence ATGCTGATCGGTTCGGAAGAACACAAACGGCTTTTCTGCGAAACGTTTATCGCGTCGCACAACCGCTACGAACCGCAAGACATGCCGTGGCCGCAACTCGACGACGTTTCGCTGGCGCGTCTGCGCGCGATCCCGATCTGGACGATGGCGCTCGATATCGAGTTCAGCGCCGGTGCGATGCTGCAAGGCTTTTCTACAACCGAAAGCGATCCGCTGGTACGCGATGCGCTGGCGATGCAGGGATTCGAAGAAGATCGCCACGGGCGCATCCTTGCGGAAATGATTCGCCGCTACGGTCTAACGGTCCAAACGAAAGAACCGACTAAAGACCCGACGCGTCGGGCGTTCGTACACTTCGGCTACGACGAGTGCGTCGACTCGTTCGCGGGTTTCGGCATCTTTAAACTAGCGCGCGACGCGCGCATTCTTCCCGAGTCGTTAACGTCGCTGTTTGCGCGCGTACTCGAGGAGGAAGCACGGCACATCGTCTTCTTCGTCAACTGGATCGCTTGGGATCGCGCGCGGAGCGGCTTGACGCCGCCATACATGCAGATCGTGCCGTCCCTCGTGAGTTACGTCGCCGCGATCGTTCGCCGCGTACAAGGCGGCAGCGCTATGGCCGGCAGCGGCAACAACGACGGAAGTGCCGCGATGGGTCTATTTTCGGACGTGATGCGCGATCTCACGCCGGCCAAATTTCTGCGGGCGTGCCTTACCGAAAACGATCGTTACATGCGCTCGTTCGACCGGCGGCTTTTGCGGCCGCGCGTCATACCTACGTTAGGAATGGCCGTACTCGTCGTCATGGAACTGATCGACGCGGTGCGGGCGCTTCTCGGCCGCGCGCAAGCGCGAGCATAA
- a CDS encoding DUF1003 domain-containing protein yields MNDEKSPHPVENAVKMLAEIHADNLRRVPRSQRGIEWLTDTIGRPWFAYSLVAFVLLWSGVDIVAGRLHRPFDTGAFSWLQLIVGTFSLMMAALILISENRQGRLADQRAQVTLQLALVIDRKAAKIVELLETLRKDDPTLPDRNDSEAEQMAEATDLRTAVDRLETETARAVEKSSPG; encoded by the coding sequence ATGAACGACGAGAAAAGTCCGCACCCGGTTGAAAACGCGGTCAAAATGTTGGCGGAGATCCACGCCGACAATTTACGGCGGGTGCCGCGCTCGCAACGAGGGATCGAGTGGCTGACCGATACGATCGGCCGACCGTGGTTCGCGTACTCGCTTGTTGCCTTCGTCCTGTTATGGAGTGGGGTCGATATTGTTGCCGGGCGACTGCATCGTCCCTTCGATACCGGCGCGTTTTCGTGGCTGCAATTGATCGTCGGAACGTTCTCGCTCATGATGGCGGCGCTGATTTTGATCAGCGAGAACCGGCAGGGTCGACTCGCCGATCAGCGCGCCCAAGTGACACTGCAGTTGGCGCTAGTTATCGATCGTAAAGCCGCGAAAATCGTCGAATTGCTCGAGACGTTACGCAAAGACGATCCGACGCTGCCCGATCGCAACGATTCGGAAGCCGAGCAGATGGCCGAGGCGACGGATCTACGAACGGCGGTGGACCGGCTCGAAACCGAAACGGCCCGCGCCGTGGAAAAGTCGTCTCCGGGTTAA
- a CDS encoding squalene/phytoene synthase family protein, with translation MREPSATAGLTLDAADAYCRYLTGRHYENFSVASAFVDRSRRTDLARLYAFCRTTDDLGDESASAQAVPRLERWRSEVCDAFAGVAPVHPVLLALSQTVARCGIPAQPFLDLIEANLMDQRVTSYESWPELLGYCMLSAAPVGRMVLHVFGIAGEENQRWSDDVCVGLQLANHAQDVSRDRKIGRSYLLQEDVRSGGVAFAVESLVNRARTLLESGLQLERRAPMALRLQLALYRLGGRAICDAIQRVNYDTVNIRPSVPTPVKLALAVRALAAG, from the coding sequence ATGCGGGAACCCTCCGCGACGGCCGGCCTCACCTTGGATGCCGCCGATGCCTACTGCCGGTATCTAACGGGACGCCATTACGAAAACTTTAGCGTCGCATCGGCCTTCGTAGACCGGAGCCGTCGTACCGACCTGGCGCGTTTGTACGCGTTCTGCCGGACCACCGACGATCTCGGCGACGAAAGTGCGAGCGCACAAGCCGTCCCGAGATTGGAGCGTTGGCGTTCCGAAGTTTGCGATGCGTTCGCAGGCGTCGCGCCGGTGCACCCGGTGTTGCTGGCGCTGTCGCAGACGGTCGCCCGGTGCGGGATTCCGGCGCAGCCGTTCTTGGACTTGATCGAAGCGAATTTGATGGATCAACGCGTGACATCGTACGAATCATGGCCCGAACTCTTGGGATATTGCATGCTATCGGCTGCGCCGGTCGGGCGTATGGTGTTGCACGTGTTCGGTATCGCCGGCGAAGAGAACCAACGCTGGTCGGACGACGTCTGCGTCGGGCTGCAACTGGCCAATCACGCGCAGGATGTCAGCCGCGATCGCAAGATCGGACGTTCGTACTTGCTGCAAGAAGACGTACGTAGCGGCGGTGTGGCATTCGCAGTCGAATCTCTGGTGAATCGCGCCCGCACGCTGTTGGAGTCGGGCCTGCAGTTGGAACGCCGGGCGCCGATGGCGTTGCGTCTGCAATTGGCGCTCTATCGCTTGGGCGGCCGGGCGATCTGCGACGCGATCCAACGCGTGAACTACGACACCGTCAATATCCGTCCGAGCGTTCCGACGCCGGTGAAGCTGGCGCTCGCGGTGCGCGCGTTGGCGGCGGGTTAA
- a CDS encoding polyprenyl synthetase family protein, with translation MATTFEPLPLGDYRARILQYLQGIALPLRSTAWTIIERSSEGAQARALLRPTLVLWACDACGGPIEDAVPVAAAMDLFDRFMLLHDELVDGASAEGSESLVARWGLGQSLNAGDALYALALRALAQDVVNASRRLEVAASLGRAVLEAIEGRTSDVELEVRGHRAGLLQRVRSVRRRSATLTGAALAAGAIVAGADAFVTRGFDRAGRLLAAAESSGDRALCARIAAKAAAAVDRCLTAPEPARGFREVVDYVVAQAA, from the coding sequence ATGGCGACGACCTTCGAGCCGCTTCCGTTGGGCGACTATCGTGCCCGCATCCTGCAGTATCTGCAAGGAATCGCGCTGCCACTTCGGTCGACTGCATGGACGATCATCGAACGTTCGTCGGAGGGCGCACAGGCTCGCGCGTTGCTTCGGCCGACCCTCGTGTTGTGGGCCTGCGACGCCTGCGGCGGTCCGATCGAAGACGCCGTTCCGGTGGCCGCGGCAATGGATCTGTTCGACCGCTTCATGCTGCTGCACGACGAATTGGTCGACGGCGCTTCGGCCGAGGGCAGCGAGTCGCTCGTCGCGCGATGGGGTTTAGGGCAGAGCTTGAACGCGGGCGATGCCCTGTATGCGCTCGCCTTGCGGGCGCTGGCGCAAGACGTTGTGAACGCGTCGCGCCGGTTGGAGGTCGCCGCCTCGCTCGGACGAGCGGTACTCGAAGCCATCGAGGGCCGCACCAGCGATGTCGAGCTCGAAGTCCGCGGCCACCGCGCCGGATTGTTGCAGCGCGTCCGATCGGTCCGCCGCCGCAGCGCGACGCTGACGGGAGCGGCCCTCGCTGCCGGGGCGATCGTCGCCGGCGCGGATGCCTTCGTCACACGCGGATTCGACCGCGCCGGACGGCTGCTGGCGGCGGCCGAGTCGAGCGGAGATCGCGCGCTATGCGCTCGCATTGCGGCCAAAGCCGCCGCCGCGGTCGATCGCTGTTTGACCGCGCCCGAACCCGCGCGCGGATTTCGTGAGGTGGTCGACTACGTCGTCGCGCAGGCCGCCTGA
- a CDS encoding DUF4242 domain-containing protein, with the protein MALRRYVIERAIPGVGTLEREQLREAAATSNAALAQLAPDIQWVESYVAGDKTFCVYLAKDEDVIRKHAEISGFPATTITEIRKTIDPTTERA; encoded by the coding sequence ATGGCGTTACGCCGATATGTCATCGAACGCGCGATCCCGGGCGTCGGAACGCTCGAACGCGAGCAGCTGCGCGAAGCGGCCGCAACATCCAACGCAGCCCTCGCCCAACTGGCTCCCGACATCCAATGGGTCGAGAGCTACGTCGCCGGCGATAAGACGTTTTGCGTCTATCTGGCTAAAGACGAAGACGTGATCCGCAAACATGCCGAGATCAGCGGATTTCCCGCCACGACGATCACCGAAATTCGCAAGACGATCGACCCGACCACCGAACGCGCTTAA
- a CDS encoding squalene/phytoene synthase family protein — translation MAGLQSAERFNRDMARREAGNFYWGFISLGYHERMAIYALYNFARQVDDEADSGGVENLPQRLLVHRDRIVRAGRGDAGDDPILHVLAEAMQRYSIPERELQMLVDGVEMDFSHARYASFEELREYCNLVASVVGRMCVRIFGFTDPVALQRADDLGLALQLINILRDVREDAVDMNRVYLPQDELQRYGIAEAGFADGTVAPRWNDFVAGYARRAHEYFVSGYQVLNYIPRRPAACVQTMAGIYQELLKKIERDPALPLRARAALSKTEKLRVVVRSWLSSA, via the coding sequence ATGGCAGGATTGCAAAGCGCCGAGCGCTTCAACCGCGATATGGCCCGGCGCGAAGCCGGCAATTTTTATTGGGGATTTATCTCGCTGGGATACCACGAGCGCATGGCCATCTACGCGCTCTACAATTTCGCACGCCAAGTCGACGACGAAGCGGACTCGGGCGGGGTCGAGAACCTTCCGCAGCGGCTGCTGGTGCATCGCGACCGCATCGTCCGGGCCGGCCGAGGTGATGCCGGGGACGATCCGATCTTGCACGTTCTGGCCGAAGCCATGCAGCGCTATTCGATTCCGGAGCGCGAGTTGCAGATGTTGGTCGACGGCGTCGAGATGGATTTTAGCCACGCGCGCTACGCGTCGTTCGAGGAACTCCGCGAGTACTGCAATCTGGTCGCCTCGGTGGTCGGACGCATGTGCGTGCGAATCTTCGGTTTCACCGATCCGGTGGCGCTGCAACGGGCGGATGATTTAGGTTTGGCCTTGCAACTGATTAACATTCTGCGCGACGTTCGCGAAGATGCGGTGGATATGAATCGGGTGTACTTGCCGCAGGATGAGTTGCAACGCTACGGCATTGCGGAAGCCGGCTTCGCCGACGGCACGGTTGCCCCGCGTTGGAACGATTTCGTCGCCGGCTACGCGCGCCGCGCGCACGAGTATTTCGTGAGCGGTTACCAAGTGCTCAACTATATCCCGCGCCGCCCGGCGGCCTGCGTACAAACGATGGCCGGCATCTACCAGGAGTTGCTGAAGAAGATCGAACGCGATCCGGCGCTTCCGCTACGCGCGCGAGCCGCGCTGTCGAAAACCGAAAAGTTGCGCGTCGTCGTGCGGTCGTGGCTCAGCAGCGCGTAG